In Dyadobacter subterraneus, a single genomic region encodes these proteins:
- a CDS encoding carbon-nitrogen hydrolase has translation MNKKVNIGIVQMSCSADVEDNFEKAKNKIREAAAKGAQIVCLQELFKSLYFCDVEDHKNFELAEAIPGPSTESLSSLAKELGVVIIASLFEKRAHGLYHNTTAVLDADGTYLGKYRKMHIPDDPGYYEKFYFTPGDASLEESDKNGYRTFDTKFAKIGVLICWDQWYPEAARITSLMGAEILFYPTAIGWDTNETDPVINDEQYGAWQTIQRGHAVANGVYVVSVNRVGREADQQFWGGSFIANPQGRLLYLAPHIEEIVHVEEIDLQKLDHYRTTWPFLRDRRVDSYKPILSRYID, from the coding sequence ATGAATAAAAAAGTAAATATCGGAATCGTTCAAATGAGCTGTTCTGCTGATGTGGAAGATAATTTCGAAAAAGCAAAAAATAAAATAAGAGAAGCCGCAGCTAAAGGTGCTCAGATTGTTTGTTTGCAGGAGCTTTTCAAATCGCTCTATTTTTGTGATGTTGAAGATCATAAAAACTTTGAACTGGCCGAAGCAATTCCTGGTCCGTCAACAGAATCTTTAAGCAGTCTTGCCAAAGAATTGGGTGTTGTGATTATTGCCTCATTGTTTGAAAAACGTGCGCACGGACTTTATCATAACACAACAGCAGTATTAGATGCGGACGGAACTTATCTTGGGAAATATCGTAAAATGCATATTCCGGACGATCCTGGATATTACGAAAAATTCTATTTCACGCCTGGTGATGCCTCTTTGGAAGAATCTGACAAAAACGGATACCGTACTTTCGATACAAAATTTGCTAAAATCGGCGTATTGATCTGCTGGGATCAGTGGTATCCGGAAGCAGCCAGAATTACCAGTCTTATGGGTGCCGAAATTCTGTTTTACCCTACTGCCATTGGCTGGGATACAAATGAAACAGATCCTGTCATTAATGATGAACAATACGGAGCCTGGCAGACAATTCAGCGTGGACATGCTGTTGCAAATGGCGTTTACGTTGTTTCTGTAAATCGCGTGGGACGTGAAGCAGATCAGCAGTTTTGGGGCGGATCTTTTATAGCAAATCCTCAGGGCCGCCTGTTATATCTTGCCCCACACATAGAAGAAATTGTACATGTCGAAGAAATCGATTTGCAGAAACTTGACCATTACAGAACTACATGGCCCTTCCTGCGCGACAGAAGAGTGGATTCTTATAAGCCAATTCTGAGCCGCTACATCGACTAA
- a CDS encoding lysophospholipid acyltransferase family protein, which translates to MENFLTRIVIKLLDTVSRFSWKSLYRFSDILRFFIFDVFHYREKVILTNLRNSFPQEKEDTIQEIAKKYYQNFTDIIFETIKLRSISKSDLLNRFEAESDILDHYYAQKKNLVVVAGHLGNWEMLNLFGSLRFRYQMVVVYHQLANQTFDNWFKDVRTQFGTEMVPMQEAFQRAVSPREKPFLFILINDQSPAPERAYWTTFLNQDTGVFRGVELIARKLNAPVLYMGVLRNNFKRGFYKFYFKLITETPKQEPTNYILQKQISFLEEDIIRQPDNWLWSHKRWKHKRPQVLHRDQLLEVKEKS; encoded by the coding sequence ATGGAAAATTTCCTTACCCGCATAGTCATTAAGCTTTTAGACACCGTTTCCCGATTTTCCTGGAAATCATTGTATCGTTTTTCCGACATTCTGAGATTCTTCATTTTTGATGTTTTTCATTACCGTGAAAAAGTAATTCTTACTAATCTCCGAAACAGTTTCCCGCAGGAAAAAGAAGATACCATTCAGGAAATCGCAAAGAAATATTATCAGAATTTTACGGATATTATTTTTGAAACAATCAAATTAAGAAGTATTTCCAAAAGTGATTTATTGAACCGTTTTGAAGCCGAATCGGATATTCTTGATCATTATTATGCTCAAAAGAAAAACCTGGTTGTCGTTGCAGGACATCTTGGCAACTGGGAAATGCTTAATCTGTTTGGGTCACTTCGATTTCGTTATCAGATGGTCGTAGTATATCATCAGCTTGCAAATCAAACATTTGATAATTGGTTTAAGGATGTCAGGACGCAATTTGGTACTGAAATGGTTCCAATGCAGGAAGCTTTTCAGCGGGCGGTCAGTCCACGGGAAAAGCCATTTCTATTTATCCTGATCAATGATCAATCTCCTGCTCCTGAACGTGCTTACTGGACAACCTTTTTGAATCAGGATACTGGTGTTTTCAGGGGTGTTGAATTGATTGCCAGAAAGCTGAACGCTCCCGTGCTTTATATGGGTGTGTTAAGAAATAATTTTAAGCGCGGATTCTACAAATTTTATTTTAAATTGATTACCGAAACGCCGAAACAAGAGCCGACTAATTATATTCTTCAAAAGCAAATTTCGTTTTTAGAAGAAGATATTATCCGGCAGCCCGACAATTGGTTATGGAGCCATAAACGTTGGAAGCATAAACGTCCGCAAGTATTGCACCGGGATCAATTATTGGAAGTAAAAGAAAAATCGTGA
- a CDS encoding glycosyltransferase family 9 protein, with the protein MNKPVKFLILRFSSIGDIVLTTPVIRCLKQQYPDAEVHYFTKSKFGFLLEDNPYVDKIWLLDGSLNKMIKELCAEKFDYIIDLHTNLRTLHIKLALFKRSYSFKKLNAQKWLQTQFKINYLPDIHIVDRYLETLVPLGVINDDLGLNYFIPYKDKVERDWIPETHQRNFVAYAIGGQHTTKKLPVHRMIELCRKINYPIILLGGKEDFEAGEEIVKALGEKLIFNGSGKYNFNQSASLIEQSLIVFSHDTGLMHVAAAFKKKVYSFWGNTVPAFGMYPYKTAFEVIENNNLDCRPCSKIGYKECPKKHFKCMNEVSFNFEIKELPLSK; encoded by the coding sequence GTGAACAAACCTGTAAAATTCTTAATTCTGCGCTTTTCATCGATCGGTGATATTGTACTGACAACGCCCGTAATACGCTGTTTGAAACAGCAATATCCTGATGCAGAGGTTCATTATTTTACCAAAAGCAAATTTGGTTTCCTTCTTGAAGATAATCCTTACGTTGATAAAATCTGGTTGTTAGACGGAAGTCTTAACAAAATGATTAAAGAATTGTGTGCAGAAAAGTTTGATTATATCATTGATCTCCATACCAATTTACGTACGCTTCATATCAAACTGGCCCTTTTTAAACGCTCATACAGCTTCAAAAAACTGAATGCCCAGAAATGGCTTCAAACCCAGTTTAAAATAAATTATCTTCCTGACATTCATATTGTTGACCGGTATCTGGAAACCCTTGTACCATTGGGTGTTATAAATGATGACCTCGGACTGAATTATTTTATTCCTTACAAAGACAAAGTTGAACGTGACTGGATTCCGGAAACGCACCAGAGGAATTTTGTAGCTTATGCTATAGGCGGACAGCATACTACCAAAAAGCTGCCGGTTCACCGCATGATAGAACTTTGCCGAAAAATTAACTATCCCATTATTCTTCTGGGAGGAAAAGAAGATTTTGAAGCCGGAGAAGAAATTGTAAAGGCATTGGGAGAAAAATTAATTTTCAACGGCTCTGGTAAATATAATTTTAACCAATCCGCTTCTTTAATTGAGCAGTCGTTAATTGTTTTTTCTCACGACACCGGACTGATGCACGTTGCAGCTGCATTCAAGAAAAAAGTTTATTCTTTTTGGGGAAATACAGTTCCGGCTTTTGGCATGTATCCTTACAAAACTGCCTTCGAAGTCATCGAAAATAACAATCTGGATTGCAGGCCTTGTTCGAAAATCGGATACAAGGAGTGTCCAAAGAAACATTTCAAATGTATGAATGAAGTATCTTTCAATTTTGAGATTAAAGAACTTCCTCTTAGTAAATAA
- a CDS encoding pyridoxal phosphate-dependent aminotransferase yields the protein MNQKIDRRNLLKSGLMAIGGMTLAPHLSFGGAFSDMPLSLDPENRIYRSPMVREHFLDKKPDLSKMVRLGANENPYGPPKTAQKAVCDSVAGGNRYAWKEMSDLVEKIAKKEGVSTDYIMMGPGSSDLLEKVALVLFMNGGNIVSADPCYMSLIQVAKSVGATWKAVPVTADHSHDLKAMEAAVDKDTKLVYICNPNNPTGAITSGKDLLDFCSRVSEKVPIFVDEAYIELAVGADTQSMVSLLTKNKNVIIARTFSKIMGMAGIRVGYMAAQPAFIKQIEKITRGGMGISYTSIAAASAAMDDNEFQGMTRKLNHEAKTYLYANLDKMGYKYIPSYTNFVIFPVNMSGKDLLAKMAAKNISVRAFDIQNKPWCRVSIGTMDEMKTFVSALGTIS from the coding sequence ATGAATCAGAAAATCGACCGTCGCAATTTGTTGAAGTCAGGCTTAATGGCCATAGGTGGTATGACGCTAGCCCCTCATTTGAGTTTCGGCGGCGCATTCTCAGATATGCCTTTATCTCTTGATCCGGAAAACCGCATTTATCGCAGCCCAATGGTTCGTGAGCATTTTCTTGACAAGAAGCCGGATCTTTCAAAAATGGTACGTCTTGGTGCGAATGAAAACCCATACGGCCCACCTAAAACAGCTCAAAAAGCAGTTTGTGACTCCGTAGCTGGTGGAAATCGCTATGCATGGAAAGAAATGTCTGACCTTGTTGAAAAAATTGCAAAAAAAGAAGGCGTTTCCACAGATTATATCATGATGGGACCTGGTTCTTCTGATCTTCTTGAAAAAGTAGCTTTGGTACTTTTCATGAACGGCGGAAATATCGTTTCTGCTGATCCTTGTTATATGTCATTGATTCAGGTTGCAAAATCTGTTGGTGCAACATGGAAAGCAGTTCCTGTAACGGCAGATCATTCTCACGACTTGAAAGCGATGGAAGCAGCTGTTGATAAAGACACAAAACTTGTCTACATCTGTAACCCAAACAATCCAACGGGTGCAATTACTTCTGGTAAGGACTTGTTAGATTTCTGTTCACGTGTTTCTGAGAAAGTACCTATTTTCGTTGATGAAGCATACATTGAGCTAGCTGTTGGTGCTGATACGCAGAGTATGGTATCGTTGCTTACTAAAAATAAAAACGTGATTATCGCACGTACATTCTCCAAAATTATGGGAATGGCTGGGATTCGTGTTGGGTACATGGCTGCTCAACCTGCATTCATTAAACAAATTGAAAAAATCACTCGTGGCGGAATGGGAATTTCTTACACGTCAATCGCTGCTGCTTCTGCTGCAATGGATGACAATGAATTCCAGGGCATGACGCGTAAACTGAACCACGAAGCGAAAACATATCTTTACGCGAATCTGGACAAAATGGGCTACAAATATATCCCGTCTTATACCAACTTCGTAATCTTCCCTGTAAACATGTCAGGCAAAGATTTGCTGGCTAAAATGGCTGCAAAAAACATTTCCGTTCGTGCTTTTGACATTCAGAACAAACCATGGTGCCGCGTTAGTATCGGAACAATGGACGAAATGAAAACTTTCGTAAGCGCTCTTGGAACAATCAGCTAA
- a CDS encoding agmatine deiminase family protein yields MSEFHLSSTPKASGFTFPAEWHPHRATWLTFPHNDASWQGDRLSKMYPQYLAFIKAISQGENVGIIANDENLKQFIIGELEKIQVDLSKIEFVVKPTNDAWCRDHGPAFLINPETKQKMIVDWGHNAWGGKYPPYDDDNRTPQAIAKYLDLPFVTPGIIMEGGSVEFNGAGSLLTSKSCLLNQNRNAHLNQNQIEKFLSDYYGIDQVLWVEAGIEGDDTDGHIDDTARFISEDTIIAALENDPNDENFEILQTNLKMMKEMRLLNGKQLNIIEIPMPKAVIIDDFRTPGSYVNFLMCNAGVIVPVFNNPNDQIAIDILEKAMPDRKIIPLEATEIIWGQGSFHCLSQQEPII; encoded by the coding sequence GTGTCAGAATTTCACTTGTCGTCCACACCCAAAGCATCAGGATTTACTTTTCCAGCCGAATGGCATCCGCATCGTGCGACCTGGTTAACATTTCCACACAATGATGCTTCCTGGCAAGGCGACCGTCTTTCCAAAATGTATCCCCAATATCTGGCTTTTATCAAGGCAATAAGTCAGGGTGAAAATGTGGGCATTATTGCGAATGATGAAAACCTTAAACAATTCATTATTGGTGAACTGGAAAAAATTCAGGTTGATTTATCCAAAATTGAATTTGTAGTAAAACCAACTAACGACGCCTGGTGCCGTGATCACGGTCCTGCATTTCTGATCAATCCGGAAACAAAGCAAAAAATGATCGTGGACTGGGGACACAATGCGTGGGGTGGAAAATATCCGCCTTATGATGATGACAATCGCACACCGCAAGCCATTGCTAAATACTTGGATTTGCCGTTTGTGACACCGGGAATTATTATGGAAGGTGGATCTGTTGAATTCAACGGTGCCGGAAGTTTATTAACCAGCAAATCCTGCTTGTTAAATCAAAACAGAAATGCTCATCTTAATCAGAATCAGATCGAAAAATTCCTGTCTGATTATTATGGAATCGATCAGGTTTTATGGGTTGAAGCAGGAATTGAAGGTGATGATACCGATGGGCATATTGATGACACTGCACGATTTATCAGCGAAGACACCATCATTGCAGCCCTAGAAAACGATCCGAATGATGAGAATTTTGAGATTCTTCAAACAAATCTCAAAATGATGAAGGAAATGCGTTTGTTGAATGGAAAGCAGCTGAATATCATTGAAATTCCAATGCCAAAAGCCGTTATCATTGACGATTTCCGTACACCGGGTTCTTATGTCAATTTTCTGATGTGTAATGCGGGCGTAATTGTTCCTGTTTTCAACAATCCAAATGATCAGATTGCTATTGATATTCTGGAAAAAGCGATGCCTGACAGAAAAATAATTCCTTTGGAGGCTACTGAAATTATCTGGGGGCAGGGAAGCTTCCACTGTTTGAGCCAGCAGGAGCCAATTATCTAA